A section of the Carassius carassius chromosome 17, fCarCar2.1, whole genome shotgun sequence genome encodes:
- the LOC132160456 gene encoding odorant receptor 131-2-like, producing the protein MNSTGGQLFFIRDTFTMAFVKNFIVVLVWLLLSYINGSVVATFFRHQIFYEDPRYILFIHMVINDAVQLTVTIALFVVSYILYTISVGVCCFFILVAVFTTRSTPVNLAGMAIERYIAICYPLRHAQICTVRRAYILIAAIWLVSVLPDITDLFVTLGTEPLSFFQTNVFCLRQNVFKDPVLLYKRQAFDGIYFSLVFLTLLCTYLRVVFAARALSTERTSANRATNTILLHGVQLLMCLLSYVSPSVEGILNIIFPGRILEIRFANYLIVYILPRFLSPIIYGVRDKKFRKYLRRYFVCGLTKIDTRVECKVEEH; encoded by the coding sequence ATGAATTCAACAGGAGGCCAATTATTCTTCATCAGAGACACGTTTACCATGGCCTTCGTGAAGAACTTCATTGTAGTCCTGGTGTGGCTCCTTCTCAGCTACATCAATGGCAGCGTCGTTGCCACCTTCTTCAGACACCAGATCTTTTATGAAGACCCTCGCTATATACTTTTCATACACATGGTGATTAATGACGCAGTGCAGCTCACTGTAACCATCGCTCTGTTTGTGGTCAGCTACATCTTGTACACTATCAGTGTAGGAGTGTGTTGTTTCTTTATCCTTGTGGCTGTGTTCACCACCCGCAGCACGCCTGTCAACCTGGCCGGCATGGCGATCGAGCGTTATATCGCGATCTGCTATCCTCTGCGTCATGCGCAGATCTGCACCGTGCGCCGCGCGTACATTCTCATAGCGGCAATTTGGTTAGTATCCGTGCTTCCTGACATCACTGACCTTTTCGTGACTTTAGGCACAGAGCCTTTGAGTTTCTTCCAAACGAATGTTTTTTGTCTCAGGCAGAATGTGTTCAAAGACCCTGTGCTACTGTACAAACGTCAGGCGTTCGACGGCATTTATTTCTCGCTGGTGTTCCTTACGCTGCTGTGCACGTATCTGCGGGTCGTGTTTGCGGCCCGCGCGCTCTCCACTGAGAGAACTTCAGCCAATCGCGCGACCAACACTATCTTGCTCCATGGGGTTCAGTTGCTGATGTGCCTGCTGTCCTATGTGTCTCCAAGTGTGGAGGGCATACTGAACATCATCTTCCCGGGACGCATCCTGGAAATCCGTTTCGCCAACTATCTAATTGTCTATATTTTGCCACGCTTTTTGAGTCCAATCATATACGGAGTGCGGGATAAAAAGTTCCGCAAGTATCTGAGGAGGTATTTTGTGTGTGGTCTCACTAAAATAGACACGAGAGTAGAGTGTAAAGTTGAAGAACATTAA
- the LOC132091016 gene encoding odorant receptor 131-2-like produces the protein MLCGLWTVIFYNCKRTLSSTMIQNSTQDRYMESVVRSFIFVLFGIIINSINGVLVFTFFRSSVFYNDPRYILYINLVINDSLMVFFSVTLSVMSYAWPRVPFPFCVTLLIVAATSYNNTPLTLAGMAIERYIAICKPLHHHQICTVRRTYILIALIWCVSVLPGLIDLIIIVIFRTLSVFTTSTLCSSTSVYNTPYSEELSKVKNSLYLSVVWVILVFTYCQVLIVARRASADKSSAKKAQSTILLHGAQLLLCMLSYITGIIDKISAQLSRDDLKKVTIPNYLITNLLPRLLTPLIYGVRDKLFYNHMKRLFACKLLIVKVNSTKQ, from the coding sequence ATGCTTTGTGGACTTTGGACTGTCATATTTTACAACTGCAAAAGGACATTGAGCTCTACAATGATTCAAAACAGCACCCAAGACAGATATATGGAAAGTGTTGTCAGAAGTTTCATCTTTGTTCTTTTTGGGATCATAATTAACTCCATCAATGGAGTGCTTGTGTTTACATTCTTTAGGAGTTCAGTTTTCTACAATGATCcaagatatattttatatattaatttggtTATTAATGATTCGCTCAtggtttttttcagtgtaactcTTTCTGTAATGAGTTATGCATGGCCGAGGGTTCCTTTCCCATTCTGTGTCACCCTGCTAATAGTAGCTGCAACTTCTTATAACAACACTCCTCTGACTTTGGCTGGTATGGCCATTGAGCGTTACATTGCCATCTGCAAACCACTGCATCACCATCAGATCTGCACAGTGCGCAGGACATACATCCTCATCGCTCTGATTTGGTGTGTCAGTGTTTTACCTGGATTGATTGACTTGATTATCATAGTAATTTTTCGTACTTTATCTGTCTTTACTACAAGTACCCTTTGTAGTTCAACAAGTGTGTATAACACACCATACAGTGAAGAACTGAGCAAAGTAAAGAATAGTCTGTACTTATCTGTTGTGTGGGTAATCCTTGTATTCACATATTGCCAAGTGCTGATTGTGGCCAGAAGGGCCTCCGCTGATAAATCCTCAGCAAAAAAGGCCCAAAGCACAATCCTGTTACATGGAGCACAGCTTCTGCTCTGTATGTTGTCCTACATTACTGGTATCATAGACAAGATTTCTGCTCAACTTTCACGAGATGATCTGAAAAAAGTGACCATTCCTAATTACCTTATAACAAACTTATTACCACGACTGCTTACCCCGCTGATTTATGGTGTTCGAGATAAACTTTTTTATAATCACATGAAAAGGCTTTTTGCATGTAAATTACTTATTGTAAAGGTCAATTCAACCAAACAGTGA
- the LOC132160455 gene encoding odorant receptor 131-2-like yields MDFRKLWTSFRRKTKIQRKRSHRTLYRCKRTMNSTMSDFTAAERYAEAFAKNFTIVLLGIIVTCVNGMFVFTFFKSSVFYNDPRYILYIHMVINDMLLVFFSVSLSVMAYAWPKVPLPFCVSLLIISSTTHKNTPLTLAGMAVERYISICKPLHHHQICTVRRTYILISLIWGVGVLPGLADLILLSVVRPLSVFRTSSLCSTTNVYSTPYHEEQSKITHGIYTSVVWVILVFTYYQVLIAARRASSDKSSAKKAQSTILLHGAQLLLSMLSNITPVIDKIYGQLVPTLRSKITFFNYLLTNLLPRLLSPLIYGVRDKHFLKYLKGLLSCRLLNIKVDSIKQ; encoded by the coding sequence ATGGACTTCAGAAAGTTGTGGACGTCATTtagaaggaaaacaaaaatacaaagaaaaaggaGTCACAGAACTTTATACCGGTGCAAAAGGACAATGAATTCTACAATGTCTGACTTCACCGCAGCAGAGAGATATGCAGAAGCTTTTGCAAAAAATTTCACCATTGTTCTTCTTGGGATCATAGTAACCTGCGTTAATGGAATGTTTGTTTTCACATTCTTTAAGAGTTCTGTTTTCTACAATGATCCaagatatatattgtatattcacaTGGTTATCAATGATATGCTCttagtttttttcagtgtaagTCTAAGTGTGATGGCTTATGCATGGCCAAAGGTTCCTCTTCCGTTCTGTGTTTCACTTCTAATCATATCCTCAACTACTCACAAGAACACTCCTCTGACTTTGGCCGGTATGGCCGTTGAGCGATATATTTCCATCTGCAAACCACTGCATCACCATCAGATCTGCACAGTGCGCAGGACATACATCCTCATCTCTCTGATTTGGGGTGTTGGAGTTTTACCTGGACTGGCTGACCTGATTCTCCTTTCAGTTGTTCGCCCTTTGTCTGTTTTTAGAACAAGTAGTCTCTGTAGTACAACTAATGTGTATAGCACACCTTATCATGAAGAACAGAGCAAAATTACACACGGGATTTATACATCTGTTGTGTGGGTAATTCTTGTATTCACATATTATCAAGTGCTGATTGCGGCCAGAAGGGCTTCCTCTGATAAATCCTCAGCAAAAAAGGCCCAAAGCACCATCCTGTTACATGGAGCACAGCTTCTGCTGTCCATGTTGTCCAATATCACTCCTGTTATAGACAAAATTTATGGCCAACTTGTACCTACGTTACGGTCAAAAATCACCTTTTTCAATTATCTTCTTACAAACTTGTTACCACGACTACTTAGCCCCCTTATTTATGGTGTTCgagataaacattttttaaaatatttgaaaggaCTTCTTTCATgtagattattaaatataaaagttgATTCAATCAAGCAGTGA